TCATACATGGAAATTGGCAATAAAACGGAGTTTACAAAATGTGTATATTTGAATCCTGTGCAGTTTGTAAGACACAAGAAAACACGAGTGTTCTGACAACACTAACCCAGACAATATGGATGTCACgatgttttgttctgttttacgAAACAGAAAATGTGTCGCATTTATAAGGGCCATCTTCTGGAAATAAATTCGTCCAGCGAGAATTCTTTCACTAGTACCCTACTCAAAGGTAAAAATGGTGAGTAAGTTATTTCGGGAAATAAGAAGATAACTAATtagttacaaaatgaaaatatataaatcgtAGAATTTTCTTCATAATTCGTCTCCATAAGAGGATCCATGTTTAAGGAGCAATATTGAAAAGGCTAAGAGGTCTAAGAGCAGCAAcatagtttttaattttcttgtttgtcttaataagaaaaggattttttaaataaaattaaaacatgattCTCATTTCTATAGATAAGCATActatttttctaaaagaaaataagatactGATGCAACATTAACATTACTAAAGTAAGATGGCGTCAGGAGGAATGTAGTGGTGCAATGTATATAACAATCCATTTGATTTATCATATCAAGAGCTCacattgtttgttattttcgtAGCCCCGTTGTGGCTAGGGATAACTGACATGGGTCAGCAGGGAACCTGGGTGTCAGCGACCTCGGGTGCGAGGGTAAATTATACCAACTGGGGACAAGGGCTACCACACAGCAAACCTGGCATGAACTGCGCCACGGTGGACGGCGGAGTGTGGAAGGACACGTTGTGCAGCATGAGACTCACCTTTGTCTGTAAGCACAAAGTAAGTATTTACTCCAGGGAATAGGggccctgccatccagccagacatgtggtaagaggcgactaaggtggacacctcacctagaggtacagtaggttgtggtagggctaacaaccccaccaggTAAAAAATAGATGTTACAGAAACAAAGGTGCAAATAGCTATGACAATAAGAGGATTTAATTGAATAAAAAACATTGACTGACATTTAACAACTTTATTTCAGATGGCAGAAAAGTGATGATACAAAAGTTCGAGAAAGGCACAGAACTCGACAGGAAGGTCTTGAGCGAGAAAAGCTAACGCGAAACGTtgagtgaaagaaataaaactggaaaCTTCTGTCTATTAAAGTCTGTCAGCTGAGTGTCCGCCTTGTGTGGTGTCCTctttgatgtatgtgtgtggtgtgtgatgCATTGTGTGATGTATGATGTGTATTGTGTGGTGTATGATGTATTGTGTGATGTATTGTGTGATGTATGAGGTGTATTGTGCGATATATGTGTCTGGATTTTTGATGTATGAAGTGTAATGCATGATGTGTATTGTTCGGGTAAGATGTTTAATGTATTAGATGTGATATGTGATGTAAGCAATGTGATGGATGATTTGTATTGTGTGATGTATGTTTGTGGTGTATGATGTAAattgtgtgatgtatgtgtCTGGCTGGGTGAACGGGGAGTTGCGATTCCCAACGAACCGCCGAGACGGGAGGTgttgctgtacgtgtggttacagggaccggCGATAAGTGAGCTAAGATGCTTGCCCAGCCGAGGATCTTCTGAGGGACCCACTGAGGTGAACGAAGTGTGCAGGTGGAGTCCAGAACGGCGGCAAGGCCCGAAGCCTCCCAGGCAGgccggacccacccagggggCGACAACTACACAAGGGAGAGTCTGCTTAGACGAAGGCGTTGTCCTGGGCCAAGGGAGGGAAGTCCTCCAGTTGCGTTGTATGTCGGGCGTCCAGGGCGGAGTTGGGAATAGCAGTTTGGAGTGTGTTAGTGCCAGCTGCGGAGAGCCTGGTGGTATGTGTATCTTGGTGTGTGTAGAAAGTGTGTAAGTGAACCTGTACGCTAGTCGTGGACTGAGTGGGAGCGTTCCTGACGCAGAGATTATGTCTGACTTTCTTCGTGCGTCTAAGTGACACTGTggacagtaacagtaagtgtACTTAAACTTACTATAACTATATATTACTATATACAGGGAGGCCACTTGTATTCTGGACTGAGTGCCAGGGCGGCGCTCCGTTTCTTGGTACAGGACTGAATGAGTTAGAAATGTACTGTGGGATGATATGGACGAGTGAATATCCTGTCTATGTGAGTCAGTTTTGAGAAAAGCTTGTGTATCTTCATTGTAGGTGGTAGTCTTTattttgctgtctgtgtgtgtgtacgaccTGTTGCTATCTATCCAccaagagagaggataagtaacAGCGGGTTGTTATAGTAAAAAAAGACGAGAAGCCAAGAGACAGatcgttgttttgtgttgttagAATGCGCGTGAACACCGCGTgtgaggcggtgacgtcagAGTGTGACGTGGTCGTGACAGTCAGCGCCACCTACCCCCATCTGCTAACAGCAATCTAAGACAATCATATCAGTGACGCAAGGAGCCGATTGTCGACGAGTGACATCAGTGTCACTGACAACAGTACCAAACATTCGATGAGCGCACAAGGTTCTGGAAGACAATGTGTTGGTCAGGGCTGACATCACGTGCACTAGTCACCGCCTTCTTCTGCAGCGCCATCAAGTACTCGGTCggtaagggagacaacttgCTATATCATAATATCACAACATTATTAGTATACATTGCAGTGCCCATATAAGCTCCTGCTTTCGTACCATGGAAAATAGTTCACAGTACCACCAATGTTCGACAGGACAATTAAATTCACCCCGTTGTAAACAATGGACGACATTatcagaataaaaacatttcattgtaGTATTTTCCCATGGCAATGGCAAGAACAACAGCAGAATTTGGAGAGTGCGTATCTCTCTGTGCATAAACCTCCCAACATTTATGAAGCTCAATGTGTTCATTCCAATcatgaaaataacataaacGGTGTCTGTTGTTATCAGTTTATACCTTGTTCactaaacaagcaaacacatagACTTCAACAGTTGCTGCTGCCGATATACGCCTCCTCATAAAATGATACATTTCAAAGACTGTCACGTGTTTATTAGACAATTTGAAAGTCTTACTTTATTTCCctaaatttttttatgagtaaagagattttaaaatacatttcactAGGAGGAACATCGTTTTGAATccattttaattcattttttcatatttgtgaaAGCTACAGACAATTAAGTTAACAGATGTTCACAGCGCAGTCCTTGTGTCCGGCTGGATGGGAGGATTTTCAAAGCACGTGCTACGCCTTCGGTACTGACAAGGTCAAGTTCGTGGATGCAGTGGTAAATTCACTTTTCATGTCTAATTAAGTCGTGCAGGTTACCTTGACAACAGCAAGAGGTAGTAAGTCAGATAAACGTGTTTATTTGACAGGGAGTAACGAGGGTTATGACCCCTTGTCACCTGTGAAAGTGTCGTGGAGACAGGACAGTAGCCGTTTGTCATGATGGCCTAACACTGACCTGGGTGCAATTTTGCTTCTATTGTTGTTGTGAAATTGTGTGAATGGACCaacgtgtgtgaatgtgttagTGCAATTCATATCATCTTTGTAATTACTTATCAGAAGATACCAAACCagatttaataattattatctccGATGAATATGTATGATTATTATTGtcaaggaaaaaacaaatttaatctAATGCTTTTACGCAAAACTATTTAAGGATGGCTTAAAATTGAAGGAAGATGCTAGCACATATCATTTCGctaaactaataataaacattCTATATCATTTGTGATCCAGACTTTCTGTAATAAACACTCTGCTGATGTTGTTGAGATAACATCTGAagctgaaaacaaatttgttgcTGAACTGGTAAAAAGTAAAGGAGGTGAGTTGTTTACACTTGAAAAACTTTTGTAAAAGGCCTGACCTTTAAGGTTGTAAGCTGTAAAAGGTATGCAAATACTAAGAGGTCATtctaatactttttatttatgaCTTCTGCATAAAGATGTTGGAAGCTACCCAGTGGTGTCCACCTGGATGTCTTGTAAACATTCGTGTTTTGACCAGCATTGCTTAAAATAtgagcattttatttacatggaTGAATTTGCTTTATGGCCTCTAGGTGAAGATGTCTGGATTGGAATAAGTGACCTCATACAAGAAGGTCACTGGATATACCTCAGGAGTCTCaaggaaataacattttccAAGTGGGAGGCACACGAGCCCAATAACATGGGAGGTAAAGAAGGTTGTGCACTCTTACATGATGATGGCTACTGGAATGACATTCCATGCTCAGCACATTTCCATATTGTTTGTGAGTTACACTAAGTAAGTACACTAAACAGCGACTTTCATACTTCTCTGACATTCTTATTATTACATGTTCCTCCTTCTGTCACTATCCCTAGTATTTACTGAAACATAAGGATATTGATGACGACTTCACAGGTTCTCGTTTGCACCGGTTTGTTGGGGCTGCTTGATTGATCTTCAcggtatttattttgaaagacaAACTAGCAATCAATTAAACGAAGAGACAACAAGGCAGAAGTAAGGAAGAAAGCAGCTTAATTAAACATCGGCTAAATATGAACAGTAGTAATCACTCGATTACATATACAGCGGAAATATGAACATACAAAACAATTTAACGAATATACATCTTTATAACTTTCTTACAAAGTCGTacattttgatatat
The sequence above is a segment of the Pomacea canaliculata isolate SZHN2017 linkage group LG6, ASM307304v1, whole genome shotgun sequence genome. Coding sequences within it:
- the LOC112567093 gene encoding perlucin-like protein; amino-acid sequence: MRLKSVVAVTCMLLVTYAPVYSKCPGHWSAFEKNCYIFINVHITWREALKMCRIYKGHLLEINSSSENSFTSTLLKGKNAPLWLGITDMGQQGTWVSATSGARVNYTNWGQGLPHSKPGMNCATVDGGVWKDTLCSMRLTFVCKHKMAEK
- the LOC112567092 gene encoding C-type lectin domain family 4 member E-like; translation: MCWSGLTSRALVTAFFCSAIKYSVAQSLCPAGWEDFQSTCYAFGTDKVKFVDAVTFCNKHSADVVEITSEAENKFVAELVKSKGGEDVWIGISDLIQEGHWIYLRSLKEITFSKWEAHEPNNMGGKEGCALLHDDGYWNDIPCSAHFHIVCELH